A region of Kribbella sp. NBC_01245 DNA encodes the following proteins:
- a CDS encoding (2,3-dihydroxybenzoyl)adenylate synthase, which translates to MTAFTPWPLELAELYRSCGYWTGTTLGSLLRGRGAGLALVAGDVRLTYDDLDVRVDRLAAGLLSLGISAGDRVVVQLGNSRGFVELSFALFRLGALPVYALPAHREHEIAYLCSSTGAVAYAIPDVVVGFDYRSLARSVEVGLVLVEGEAEEFVSLASVDAPPVELPPVDPSSVALYLLSGGTTGTPKLIPRTHDDYCYNARASAEVCEVGADTVYLAALPAGHNFPLACPGILGTFTVGGTVVMAASPSPDEAFALIEREGVTHTAVVPTVALLWAEARDWQTEDLSSLRLLQVGGAKLGETQAKALRAALDVPLQQVFGMAEGLLNYTRLDDPLSVVDTTQGLPLSPHDEIRILDATGREADAGELYTRGPYTIRGYYNADAHNAVAFTLDGFYRSGDLVRRMPSGHLVVEGRVKEVINRGGDKVSASEVEDHLRSHPAIVSVAVIPLPHELLGEQTCACIVGSASAKELASYLRERGVAAYKFPDQVATFDRLPVTPIGKIDKLELVRRLS; encoded by the coding sequence ATGACCGCCTTCACGCCTTGGCCCTTGGAACTCGCCGAGCTCTATCGGTCCTGCGGTTACTGGACCGGTACGACGTTGGGCTCTCTGCTGCGCGGGCGCGGTGCCGGGTTGGCGCTGGTCGCGGGTGACGTACGGCTGACGTACGACGACTTGGACGTGCGGGTTGATCGGTTGGCCGCGGGATTGCTCAGCCTCGGGATCAGCGCGGGCGATCGGGTCGTCGTACAGCTGGGGAACTCGCGAGGATTCGTCGAGCTGAGCTTCGCGTTGTTCCGTCTTGGCGCGTTGCCGGTTTACGCCTTGCCGGCGCATCGGGAGCACGAGATCGCGTATCTCTGCTCGTCTACCGGCGCTGTCGCTTACGCGATTCCTGACGTGGTGGTGGGGTTCGACTATCGGTCGTTGGCGCGATCGGTTGAGGTGGGGCTCGTTTTGGTCGAGGGGGAGGCGGAGGAGTTCGTGTCGCTCGCCTCGGTGGACGCTCCGCCGGTGGAGCTGCCGCCGGTCGACCCGTCGTCGGTCGCGTTGTACCTGCTTTCGGGCGGTACGACGGGGACGCCGAAGCTCATTCCGCGTACGCATGACGACTACTGCTACAACGCTCGCGCCAGTGCGGAGGTGTGCGAGGTGGGGGCTGACACGGTTTATCTCGCGGCGTTGCCGGCTGGGCACAACTTCCCGCTGGCCTGTCCGGGCATTCTCGGCACCTTCACGGTTGGGGGCACGGTCGTGATGGCGGCCAGCCCGAGCCCGGACGAGGCGTTCGCGTTGATCGAGCGGGAGGGCGTCACGCATACGGCGGTGGTGCCGACCGTGGCACTGCTGTGGGCCGAGGCGCGGGACTGGCAGACCGAGGACCTCAGCAGTCTGCGGTTGCTCCAGGTCGGTGGTGCCAAGCTCGGGGAGACGCAGGCGAAGGCGTTGCGGGCGGCTCTCGACGTACCGCTGCAGCAGGTCTTCGGGATGGCGGAAGGGCTGCTCAACTACACCCGCCTGGACGATCCGTTGTCGGTGGTCGACACGACTCAGGGGTTGCCGTTATCGCCGCATGACGAGATCCGGATCTTGGACGCAACTGGTCGAGAGGCTGACGCGGGCGAGTTGTATACGCGTGGGCCGTACACGATCCGTGGCTACTACAACGCCGACGCCCATAACGCTGTGGCCTTCACGCTGGACGGGTTCTACCGGTCGGGCGACCTGGTTCGGCGAATGCCGAGTGGGCATCTGGTGGTGGAGGGCCGGGTGAAGGAGGTCATCAACCGGGGTGGCGACAAGGTCTCGGCCTCGGAGGTTGAGGATCATCTGCGCTCCCATCCCGCGATCGTCTCGGTCGCGGTGATCCCGTTGCCGCACGAATTGCTGGGGGAGCAGACGTGTGCATGCATCGTCGGGTCTGCGTCTGCCAAGGAGTTGGCGTCGTACCTGCGAGAGCGAGGCGTGGCGGCGTACAAGTTCCCGGACCAGGTCGCGACGTTCGACCGGTTGCCGGTGACACCCATCGGGAAGATCGACAAATTGGAGCTGGTGCGGCGCTTGTCCTGA
- a CDS encoding ABC transporter ATP-binding protein, which produces MRRILRLMFVAAGPYAAELRRTLRYSAAATATQAAAYVVFIPLLAELARDPIDVGRAWLWVGILAVLVALEGFLRVGEMAFSFDTWPYVTKDTRLRLGAKLRSMPQQELGRRAAGDLATVVGNNATSAATAIALLATLFIQIIAVPAVIGVVILAVDWRLGLVLAIAVLLAVPLIRRIQRLSNAGFRSVDEADADAANRIVEYVQGLPVFKATGQAGADSPRLVEVLTHQQHAQSKANRSASLPVALTQLLVQLAIVGLVVVGAALVVDARLTVPLLVAIVVAAARFAEPLALASVMVKLFEMSEAALSRVGDLLATSPMPVRPGGRTPTSFEVRFDDVTFAYDGASEPLLRGVNLVVPERSLTALVGPSGSGKTTLTKLISRFADPSSGVVSLGGVDLATLEPGELLRHIAVVFQDVYLFDDTIRANIAMGRPDATDAEIEAAARSANVHTFVERLPRGYDTRVGEIGSALSGGERQRISIARAILKDAPVVLLDEPTAALDTESEVVVQEAIDHLVRGKTVVVIAHRLSTVVGADQIAVIEDGVVAQLGRHSDLLADADGRYARMWSAQLAARSWHVPS; this is translated from the coding sequence ATGAGGCGCATCCTGCGTTTGATGTTCGTTGCCGCAGGCCCCTATGCGGCCGAGCTGCGCCGTACGCTGCGGTATTCGGCCGCGGCGACGGCCACCCAGGCAGCGGCATACGTGGTGTTCATCCCGTTGCTGGCCGAGCTCGCCCGCGACCCGATCGATGTCGGTCGCGCCTGGCTGTGGGTCGGCATCCTGGCCGTGCTGGTCGCGCTCGAGGGCTTCCTGCGGGTGGGCGAGATGGCGTTCAGCTTCGACACTTGGCCGTACGTCACGAAGGACACGCGCTTGCGGCTCGGCGCGAAGTTGCGCTCGATGCCGCAGCAGGAGCTCGGTCGCCGCGCTGCGGGTGATCTCGCCACCGTGGTCGGCAACAACGCGACCAGTGCGGCGACGGCGATCGCGTTGCTGGCGACGTTGTTCATCCAGATCATCGCCGTACCGGCCGTCATCGGCGTGGTCATCCTGGCCGTCGACTGGCGGCTCGGTCTGGTGCTCGCGATCGCGGTGCTGCTGGCGGTGCCGTTGATCCGGCGGATCCAGCGGCTGTCGAACGCCGGCTTCCGCTCGGTGGACGAGGCTGACGCGGACGCGGCGAACCGCATCGTCGAGTACGTCCAAGGTCTGCCAGTCTTCAAAGCCACCGGTCAGGCCGGCGCCGATTCGCCTCGCCTGGTCGAGGTGCTGACGCATCAGCAGCACGCGCAGTCGAAGGCCAATCGCTCGGCGTCTTTGCCGGTCGCGCTGACCCAGTTGCTGGTCCAGTTGGCGATCGTCGGTCTGGTCGTCGTTGGCGCGGCCCTCGTCGTCGACGCCCGGCTGACCGTGCCGTTGCTGGTCGCCATCGTGGTCGCGGCCGCGCGTTTTGCCGAACCGCTGGCGCTCGCGTCGGTGATGGTGAAGCTGTTCGAGATGTCCGAGGCCGCGTTGAGCCGGGTGGGCGATCTGCTCGCCACTTCACCGATGCCGGTACGTCCGGGTGGTCGTACGCCGACGTCGTTCGAGGTGCGGTTCGACGACGTGACGTTTGCGTACGACGGTGCTTCCGAGCCGTTGCTGCGCGGGGTCAATCTGGTCGTGCCCGAGCGAAGTCTGACCGCTCTGGTCGGGCCGTCCGGCTCGGGGAAAACCACGCTCACCAAGCTGATCAGCCGCTTCGCCGACCCGTCGAGTGGCGTCGTCAGCCTCGGTGGTGTCGACTTGGCGACGTTGGAACCGGGGGAGCTGCTCCGGCATATCGCCGTCGTCTTCCAGGACGTCTATCTCTTCGACGACACCATTCGCGCGAACATCGCGATGGGCCGTCCGGACGCGACCGACGCCGAGATCGAGGCGGCCGCGCGCTCAGCCAACGTGCACACCTTCGTCGAGCGCCTGCCTCGCGGGTATGACACTCGCGTTGGCGAGATCGGCTCGGCCTTGTCCGGCGGCGAGCGCCAGCGGATCTCGATCGCGCGCGCCATTCTGAAGGACGCGCCAGTCGTGTTGCTGGACGAGCCGACGGCCGCGCTCGATACCGAGTCGGAGGTCGTCGTCCAGGAGGCGATCGACCACTTGGTACGCGGGAAGACCGTCGTGGTGATCGCGCACCGCCTGTCGACCGTCGTGGGCGCGGACCAGATCGCCGTGATCGAGGACGGCGTCGTCGCCCAGCTCGGCCGCCACTCCGACCTACTGGCCGACGCCGACGGCCGGTACGCCCGGATGTGGTCCGCCCAGCTCGCCGCGCGCAGTTGGCACGTGCCGTCATGA
- the pcaD gene encoding 3-oxoadipate enol-lactonase, which produces MALNYLATGPANAPVVLLGSALGTTHLLWQAQVDALAGRFRVVAFDHLGHGASPVPHGPYSMADLGREVLALLDHLGVEQASYAGISIGGMVGLWLAENAPERFKSFAILCAPALPGGGPQMWTDRADLVRREGAQAVADAAIGRWFLPAFATANPGLVAAVRHQVVNTPAEGYAACSEAIRDMDLTGGLASIDVPTLLIAADQDESVPVDAVRAVADQIPGAKFELIENSAHLVNLAHPEHVTTLLAHHLR; this is translated from the coding sequence ATGGCTTTGAACTATCTGGCGACCGGTCCCGCGAATGCTCCCGTCGTCCTCCTCGGCTCGGCCCTGGGGACGACCCACCTGCTTTGGCAAGCCCAGGTGGACGCCTTGGCGGGCCGGTTCCGGGTAGTCGCGTTCGACCACCTCGGCCACGGCGCCTCGCCGGTACCACACGGGCCGTACTCGATGGCAGACCTAGGCCGTGAGGTCCTCGCGCTACTCGACCACCTCGGCGTCGAGCAGGCGTCGTACGCCGGTATCTCCATCGGCGGCATGGTCGGCCTCTGGCTCGCGGAGAACGCGCCCGAACGCTTCAAGTCCTTCGCCATCCTCTGCGCGCCCGCCCTCCCCGGCGGCGGCCCCCAGATGTGGACCGACCGGGCCGACCTCGTACGCCGCGAGGGCGCGCAGGCCGTCGCCGACGCCGCCATCGGCCGCTGGTTCCTCCCGGCCTTCGCAACCGCCAACCCGGGTCTGGTGGCCGCTGTCCGCCACCAGGTCGTCAACACCCCCGCCGAAGGCTACGCCGCCTGCAGCGAGGCCATCCGCGACATGGACCTCACCGGGGGGCTCGCCTCAATCGACGTCCCGACCCTCCTGATCGCGGCAGACCAAGACGAGTCCGTCCCCGTCGACGCGGTCCGCGCGGTAGCCGACCAAATCCCCGGCGCCAAGTTCGAACTCATCGAAAACTCCGCCCACTTGGTCAACCTCGCTCACCCCGAGCACGTAACCACCCTGCTGGCCCACCACCTCCGCTAG
- a CDS encoding TIGR03960 family B12-binding radical SAM protein, with the protein MTVESLFARLEPLLPTVQKPIQYVGGELNSVSKDWDAATVRWALMYPDAYEVGLPNQGVQILYEVLNERDWILAERTYAVWPDMEKVLRDNEIPQFTLDSHRPVRAFDVFGISFSTELGYTNMLTALDLAGIPLYAVDRGDDDPIVLTGGHSAFNPEPIADFIDAAVLGDGEEIVLAISEVIREWKDEGSPGGRDELLMRLAASGGVYVPKFFTVEYMADGRIKRVAPNRPGVPWRTAKHTVMDLDAWPYPRKPLVPLAETVHERYSVEIFRGCTRGCRFCQAGMITRPVRERSITTIGDMIENGLKQSGFEEVGLLSLSSADHSEIAEVAKGLGDRYEGSNVSLSLPSTRVDAFNITLANEFSRNGRRSGLTFAPEGGSDRMRKVINKMVTEDDLINTVAAAYSHGWRQVKLYFMCGLPTETDEDVLAIADLAKRVIQTGREVSGRRDIRCTVSIGGFVPKPHTPFQWASQLDAEGTDARLAKLRDALRSEKQYAKAIGFRYHDGKPGIIEGLLSRGDRRVGRVIEQVWRDGGRFDGWSEHFSYDKWVAATETALADEPVDLAWYTTREREYAEVLPWDHLDSGLDRDWLWEDWQDALEPDGGIEVEDCRWTPCFDCGVCPQMGTEIQIGPTGKKLLPLSVV; encoded by the coding sequence ATGACTGTTGAATCTCTGTTCGCTCGCCTGGAGCCGCTGCTGCCGACTGTGCAGAAGCCGATCCAGTACGTCGGCGGTGAGCTCAACTCGGTCAGTAAGGACTGGGACGCCGCCACCGTGCGCTGGGCCCTGATGTACCCGGACGCCTACGAGGTCGGTCTGCCGAACCAGGGCGTCCAGATCCTGTACGAAGTGCTGAACGAGCGCGACTGGATCCTCGCCGAGCGGACCTACGCGGTCTGGCCGGACATGGAGAAGGTTCTCCGCGACAACGAGATCCCGCAGTTCACGCTGGACAGCCACCGCCCGGTGCGCGCGTTCGACGTGTTCGGCATCTCGTTCTCCACCGAGCTCGGGTATACGAACATGCTGACCGCGCTCGACCTGGCCGGCATCCCGCTGTACGCCGTGGACCGGGGCGACGATGACCCCATCGTGCTCACGGGCGGTCACTCCGCGTTCAACCCCGAGCCGATCGCCGACTTCATCGACGCGGCCGTGCTCGGTGACGGCGAAGAGATCGTGCTCGCCATCTCGGAGGTCATCCGGGAGTGGAAGGACGAGGGCAGTCCCGGTGGGCGTGACGAGCTGCTGATGCGCCTCGCGGCCTCGGGCGGCGTGTACGTACCGAAGTTCTTCACCGTCGAGTACATGGCCGACGGCCGGATCAAGCGCGTCGCGCCGAACCGCCCGGGTGTGCCGTGGCGGACCGCGAAGCACACCGTGATGGACCTCGACGCCTGGCCGTACCCGCGCAAGCCGCTGGTGCCGCTGGCCGAGACCGTGCACGAGCGGTATTCGGTCGAGATCTTCCGGGGTTGTACGCGCGGCTGCCGGTTCTGCCAGGCGGGCATGATCACCCGGCCGGTGCGCGAGCGCAGTATCACCACGATCGGCGACATGATCGAGAACGGGCTCAAGCAGTCCGGTTTCGAGGAGGTCGGCCTGCTCTCGCTGTCCAGCGCCGACCACTCCGAGATCGCGGAGGTGGCCAAGGGCCTCGGCGATCGGTATGAGGGCAGCAACGTGTCGCTGTCGTTGCCGTCTACCCGTGTAGACGCCTTCAACATCACGCTGGCCAACGAGTTCTCCCGCAACGGCCGGCGGTCGGGTCTGACGTTCGCGCCTGAGGGCGGTTCGGACCGGATGCGCAAGGTGATCAATAAGATGGTCACCGAGGACGACCTGATCAACACGGTCGCGGCGGCGTACAGCCACGGCTGGCGCCAGGTGAAGCTGTACTTCATGTGCGGTCTGCCCACCGAGACCGACGAGGACGTGCTGGCCATCGCCGATCTCGCCAAGCGCGTGATCCAGACCGGCCGCGAGGTCTCCGGCCGCCGCGATATCCGTTGCACGGTGTCGATCGGCGGGTTCGTGCCGAAGCCGCACACGCCGTTCCAATGGGCCTCGCAGCTCGACGCCGAGGGCACCGACGCGCGCCTCGCGAAACTGCGTGACGCGTTGCGCAGCGAGAAGCAGTACGCCAAGGCGATCGGCTTCCGGTACCACGACGGCAAGCCCGGCATCATCGAGGGACTGCTGTCGCGAGGCGACCGCCGGGTCGGCCGCGTGATCGAGCAGGTCTGGCGCGACGGCGGCCGGTTCGACGGCTGGAGCGAGCACTTCTCGTACGACAAGTGGGTCGCCGCCACCGAGACCGCGCTGGCCGACGAGCCCGTCGACCTCGCTTGGTACACGACTCGCGAGCGGGAGTACGCCGAGGTCCTGCCCTGGGATCACCTGGACTCGGGCCTCGACCGCGACTGGCTCTGGGAAGACTGGCAGGACGCCCTCGAGCCCGACGGCGGTATCGAGGTCGAGGACTGCCGCTGGACCCCGTGCTTCGACTGCGGCGTCTGCCCGCAGATGGGCACGGAGATCCAGATCGGCCCGACCGGCAAGAAACTCCTGCCACTCTCCGTCGTCTAG
- a CDS encoding GNAT family N-acetyltransferase, translating into MEIIEIDGVDAAEFARFHALRDDVRRHDQEFPAGLGMAEARVLFTRHDDDLRVEGLVAVDGDTWLGMAWLDWWLQENTHLVEVEIAVHPDCRRRGAASFLLEAAASRARAAGRTMLSTTILGDFETGESAGTAFAAARGFELKHTEYHQVFELPMADAQLDELAARIAGQHDEYKLVQWREHTPDEWIEQFAEALSVMGEEVPVGELDHEPMRWTPDRLRQAEERRLEQGRFCHTTAAIAPDGTLAAYTQMGGANGNPERLYQWDTLVRPEHRGRRLGMGVKIPNLRSLQAELDHPAVLHTWNAVENGPMIAVNKHLGFRPVAQRTNWEKTL; encoded by the coding sequence ATGGAGATCATCGAGATCGACGGCGTTGACGCCGCAGAGTTTGCCCGGTTCCACGCGCTGCGGGATGACGTACGGCGCCATGACCAGGAGTTTCCCGCAGGGCTCGGGATGGCCGAGGCGCGGGTGTTGTTCACTCGGCATGACGATGATCTGCGGGTCGAGGGGCTGGTCGCCGTTGACGGTGACACGTGGCTCGGGATGGCGTGGCTCGACTGGTGGCTGCAGGAGAACACGCATCTCGTCGAGGTCGAGATCGCCGTACATCCTGATTGTCGTCGCCGCGGCGCTGCGTCGTTCCTGCTCGAGGCCGCGGCTTCGCGTGCCAGGGCGGCCGGGCGGACGATGTTGTCGACGACGATCCTGGGCGATTTCGAGACCGGTGAGAGTGCCGGTACGGCGTTCGCGGCGGCGCGTGGGTTCGAGCTGAAGCACACGGAATACCACCAGGTGTTCGAGCTGCCGATGGCGGACGCGCAACTCGATGAGCTGGCGGCGCGGATCGCGGGTCAGCACGACGAGTACAAGCTGGTGCAGTGGCGCGAGCACACGCCGGACGAGTGGATCGAGCAGTTCGCCGAGGCGCTCAGCGTGATGGGCGAAGAGGTCCCGGTCGGCGAACTGGACCACGAGCCGATGCGCTGGACGCCGGACCGGCTCCGCCAGGCCGAGGAGCGACGACTCGAGCAGGGGCGGTTCTGCCACACCACGGCCGCCATCGCGCCCGACGGCACGCTCGCGGCGTACACCCAGATGGGCGGCGCCAACGGTAATCCGGAGCGGCTCTACCAGTGGGACACGCTGGTCCGGCCGGAGCATCGCGGCCGCCGGCTCGGTATGGGCGTGAAGATCCCGAACCTGCGGTCATTGCAGGCCGAACTCGATCACCCGGCCGTCCTGCACACCTGGAACGCGGTGGAGAACGGCCCAATGATCGCGGTCAACAAACACCTCGGCTTCCGCCCGGTCGCCCAACGCACCAACTGGGAGAAGACCCTCTAG